One region of Streptomyces subrutilus genomic DNA includes:
- a CDS encoding FhaA domain-containing protein, whose amino-acid sequence MGVLKRFEQRLEGLVNGTFAKVFKSEVQPVEIAGALQRECDNNATIWNRERTVVPNDFIVELSTGDYERLSPYSGQLGDELAGLVRDYAKQQRYSFMGPIKVQLEKADDLDTGLYRVRSRTLAASTSQPQPPQGRPQGGPAGQGGYGYPPVAAPPMPSAPPPGGPAARRPAGGAGPAAPVPASGAARRHWIEINGTRHQISRPTLVLGRSTEADVRIDDPGVSRRHCEIRTGTPSTIQDLGSTNGIVVDGQHTTRATLRDGSRIVVGSTTIIYRQAEG is encoded by the coding sequence ATGGGAGTTCTGAAGCGGTTCGAGCAGCGACTCGAAGGTCTGGTGAACGGCACCTTCGCCAAGGTCTTCAAGTCCGAGGTCCAGCCGGTGGAGATCGCCGGAGCCCTCCAGCGGGAGTGCGACAACAACGCCACCATCTGGAACCGCGAGCGGACGGTCGTGCCCAACGACTTCATCGTCGAGCTCAGCACCGGCGACTACGAGCGCCTGAGCCCCTACTCCGGGCAGCTCGGCGACGAGCTCGCGGGCCTCGTCCGCGACTACGCCAAGCAGCAGCGCTACAGCTTCATGGGCCCCATCAAGGTCCAGCTGGAGAAGGCCGACGACCTCGACACCGGGCTCTACCGGGTCCGCAGCCGCACCCTCGCCGCCAGCACCTCCCAGCCGCAGCCGCCCCAGGGCCGGCCGCAGGGCGGTCCGGCGGGCCAGGGCGGCTACGGCTACCCCCCGGTCGCCGCCCCGCCCATGCCGAGCGCCCCGCCGCCCGGGGGACCCGCCGCCCGGCGGCCCGCGGGCGGAGCCGGCCCGGCCGCACCCGTACCGGCCTCCGGCGCCGCGCGGCGCCACTGGATCGAGATCAACGGCACCCGCCACCAGATCTCGCGCCCCACGCTCGTACTCGGCCGAAGCACCGAAGCCGACGTGCGGATCGACGACCCCGGCGTATCGCGCCGGCACTGTGAGATCCGGACCGGAACGCCCTCGACGATCCAGGATCTCGGGTCCACCAACGGCATCGTGGTGGACGGGCAGCACACCACCCGCGCTACGCTCCGCGACGGCTCGCGGATCGTCGTGGGCAGCACGACCATCATTTACCGGCAAGCCGAAGGGTGA
- a CDS encoding FHA domain-containing protein FhaB/FipA, whose protein sequence is MSELTLTVMRLGFLAVLWLFVIVAVQVIRSDLFGTRVTQRGSRRGGAGTAPQQQAGRQAAPPQQRQRRGAPTKLVVSEGTLTGTTVALAGQTITLGRAHDSTIVLDDDYASSRHARIYPDRDGQWIVEDLGSTNGTYLDRTRLTTPTPIPPGAPIRIGKTVIELRK, encoded by the coding sequence ATGTCAGAGCTGACCCTGACGGTCATGCGGCTGGGTTTCCTAGCCGTTCTGTGGCTGTTCGTCATCGTGGCCGTCCAGGTCATCCGCAGCGACCTCTTCGGAACGAGAGTCACGCAGCGCGGCTCCCGCCGCGGCGGCGCGGGCACCGCGCCGCAGCAGCAGGCGGGCCGGCAGGCCGCGCCTCCGCAGCAGCGCCAGCGCCGCGGTGCGCCCACCAAACTCGTCGTGTCCGAGGGCACCCTCACGGGGACCACGGTGGCCCTCGCCGGCCAGACGATCACCCTGGGCCGCGCCCACGACTCCACGATCGTGCTGGACGACGACTACGCGTCCAGCCGCCATGCCAGGATCTACCCGGACCGGGACGGCCAGTGGATCGTCGAGGATCTCGGGTCCACCAACGGCACGTATCTCGACCGGACCCGCCTGACCACCCCGACGCCCATTCCGCCGGGCGCCCCGATCCGCATCGGCAAGACCGTCATCGAGCTGCGGAAGTAG